ATTTTTAATCCAGATATTAGAGTTTTAGTAAGAAATGCATGGAAAGATTTAGAAACAATAGCTGGCCAAGAAATCAGATTACTTGAAAATAATTGTAAGAAAAATTTTATAAATCGACTTTATAAAAAAAACAAAGACATGAATTTTATTATTAAGACAGAACTTAATGATGAAACAGCAGTTATAAATTTTAATTCTACAAATAATCTAAAACTTGAACACAAGTACATAAACATCTAATTTATTTTGCAAATCTCACCATAAAAGCCTTTAAAATCAATGGTTTGCAAAGTATTCAATTTTTTTCACAAACTTATAAACATTCGCATAATATATATTATGTTAAATTAATTAAATGTGTGAAAACATAATTTATTCTTGTGGATAAGCCCTTTTAACTATTTAATTTTGCCGATTTATTTTTTGATTAATAAGTTTGTTTGGATTAACTATAAATAATCTTGTTGTAGTTTTTTGATTATGTCTAAACTAGCAGGAAGAAATTTAAAATTATTAAGCTCAGAAATTTTTACAAGTTTTAGTTGTTGATTTTCTTTTGCATATGGAACACCCTCAAAATCATCAATAATGAAAAAATGTAAGTTTACTTCTATCTTATCTTTATTGATGTGTTTTTTAGTCATGTAAGGCTTCACTACATTTGCAGTTATACCAACTTCCTCATTAATTTCTCTTTTAATACATTCTGCAAAAGTTTCATCTTTTTCAAGCTTACCCCCTGGAAATTCCCAATAATCACTGTATGTCTGAAATTTTTGCCTTAGGCTTATATAGACTTTAGCGTTATGTTCATCTAAAATTATCGCC
This Francisella opportunistica DNA region includes the following protein-coding sequences:
- a CDS encoding normocyte binding protein 2b; this encodes MSRRYCVIKENQKMRTLLSIIKSNYYSDNKDSLQEVNLEHVLNRIFNPDIRVLVRNAWKDLETIAGQEIRLLENNCKKNFINRLYKKNKDMNFIIKTELNDETAVINFNSTNNLKLEHKYINI
- a CDS encoding (deoxy)nucleoside triphosphate pyrophosphohydrolase; the encoded protein is MAQINAAVAIILDEHNAKVYISLRQKFQTYSDYWEFPGGKLEKDETFAECIKREINEEVGITANVVKPYMTKKHINKDKIEVNLHFFIIDDFEGVPYAKENQQLKLVKISELNNFKFLPASLDIIKKLQQDYL